A stretch of the Halorussus vallis genome encodes the following:
- a CDS encoding PadR family transcriptional regulator produces the protein MYDLTGFQRDLLYVIAGLDEPHGLAIKDELESYYEKEIHHGRLYPNLDTLVDKGFVEKGQRDRRTNYYTLTRRGTREIEARREWEAQYVDHESEQLTA, from the coding sequence ATGTACGACTTGACTGGTTTCCAGCGCGACCTGCTGTACGTCATCGCGGGGTTGGACGAACCGCACGGACTCGCCATCAAAGACGAACTGGAATCGTACTACGAGAAAGAAATCCACCACGGCCGTCTGTATCCGAACCTCGACACACTCGTCGACAAGGGGTTCGTCGAGAAGGGCCAGCGCGACCGCCGGACCAACTACTACACGCTGACCCGGCGAGGCACGCGCGAAATCGAGGCCCGCCGCGAGTGGGAGGCACAGTACGTCGACCACGAGTCCGAGCAACTCACCGCGTGA
- a CDS encoding DUF192 domain-containing protein — MRAHAAVLLVALVVLGGCLGGASLDSQAETTTAAPNASTATSTVPGTTADGSQPALVREAEGHNERLNVTQNATFVVDDGSNVTVSMAVANSAEERRQGLMFVTSLPRNHGMVFVYPDAEHRTFWMKNTYVPLDMVFVAPNGTVLNVEHADTQLNASTSELDRYSSEGDAKYVVELPRGFANRTGVGPGTQLRFNGSAPSAESSG, encoded by the coding sequence ATGAGAGCGCACGCCGCAGTTCTACTCGTCGCGCTGGTGGTGCTCGGGGGCTGTCTCGGGGGCGCGTCCCTGGATTCGCAAGCCGAGACGACCACCGCCGCGCCGAACGCGTCCACCGCGACGTCGACCGTGCCCGGGACGACCGCCGACGGCTCGCAGCCGGCGCTAGTCCGTGAGGCCGAGGGGCACAACGAACGCCTGAACGTCACCCAGAACGCGACGTTCGTGGTCGACGACGGCTCGAACGTGACCGTCTCGATGGCGGTCGCCAACTCCGCCGAGGAGCGACGGCAGGGGCTGATGTTCGTGACGTCGCTGCCGCGCAATCACGGGATGGTGTTCGTCTACCCCGACGCCGAACACCGGACGTTCTGGATGAAGAATACCTACGTCCCGCTGGACATGGTCTTCGTCGCGCCGAACGGCACCGTCCTGAACGTCGAACACGCCGACACGCAACTCAACGCGTCGACGTCCGAACTCGACCGCTACAGCAGTGAAGGCGACGCCAAGTACGTGGTCGAACTCCCGCGCGGGTTCGCGAACCGCACGGGCGTCGGTCCGGGAACGCAACTGCGGTTCAACGGTTCGGCGCCCTCCGCGGAGTCGTCCGGGTGA
- a CDS encoding DUF456 domain-containing protein, with translation MDLLVVAAFALLVVGVIGSVVPLVPGAALSLAGVYLYWWQSGFASPGLLALAAFTVVGLFAVVADHFGGAMAARAGGASLLTTVLASLAGIALLFVAGPVGLLVGVMGVVFAAEFYRTRDARGGARAAVFAALGVLGSAVVQLLVTLSMLVGLAFVAA, from the coding sequence ATGGATCTGCTGGTCGTCGCCGCGTTTGCGCTGCTGGTGGTCGGCGTTATCGGAAGCGTCGTGCCGCTGGTTCCCGGGGCGGCGCTGTCGCTCGCGGGTGTCTACCTCTACTGGTGGCAGTCGGGCTTCGCGAGCCCCGGCCTGCTCGCGCTCGCGGCGTTCACGGTCGTCGGCCTCTTCGCGGTCGTCGCCGACCACTTCGGCGGCGCGATGGCCGCGCGGGCCGGCGGCGCGTCCCTCCTGACCACCGTGCTCGCCAGCCTCGCCGGCATCGCCCTGCTGTTCGTCGCCGGTCCGGTCGGCCTGCTCGTCGGCGTGATGGGCGTCGTCTTCGCCGCCGAGTTCTACCGAACGCGGGACGCTCGCGGCGGAGCGCGCGCGGCGGTCTTCGCGGCGCTCGGCGTGCTCGGTTCGGCCGTGGTCCAGTTGCTCGTCACGCTCTCGATGCTCGTCGGCCTCGCGTTCGTCGCCGCGTAG
- a CDS encoding ParA family protein, with the protein MSGSIRACTFLDKGGTGKTTTAAHLGVALAERGDDVLLIDLAGKQGDLVKHFGQWETVERQIAEDDDWPNISTVFQDQWDAIAEKLGDAAVEDLVIETDENVDLIPAHPGLDSLDAELGNIDDAHDRYSRLDSFLDEYIEPLGYDAVLIDLPGLTNNVSYNGLWAARNVIAPVEMGPFESEQAEALRADLDKIAENFDVDVELAMVLPNKVDTRTTLAEEYLDAFRSAYPKAFAPAHVPVSQDIRNAAEQGRTAFALEEPSRTAMRARESFLENAEALADRLRSAKPVTTGGETA; encoded by the coding sequence ATGAGCGGGTCCATTCGCGCCTGCACCTTCCTCGACAAGGGCGGCACCGGAAAAACGACGACGGCGGCCCACCTCGGCGTGGCGCTCGCCGAACGAGGCGACGACGTGTTGCTCATCGACCTCGCGGGCAAACAGGGCGACCTGGTCAAGCACTTCGGACAGTGGGAGACCGTCGAGCGCCAGATCGCCGAGGACGACGACTGGCCGAACATCTCGACGGTGTTCCAGGACCAGTGGGACGCCATCGCCGAGAAGTTGGGCGACGCGGCGGTCGAAGACCTCGTCATCGAAACCGACGAGAACGTCGACCTCATCCCGGCCCACCCGGGGCTGGACAGCCTCGACGCCGAACTCGGCAACATCGACGACGCCCACGACCGCTACTCGCGACTCGATTCCTTCCTCGACGAGTACATCGAACCGCTGGGCTACGACGCGGTCCTCATCGACCTCCCCGGCCTGACGAACAACGTCAGCTACAACGGCCTCTGGGCGGCGCGAAACGTCATCGCGCCGGTCGAGATGGGGCCGTTCGAGTCCGAACAGGCCGAGGCGCTCCGGGCCGACCTCGACAAGATCGCCGAGAACTTCGACGTGGACGTCGAACTAGCGATGGTACTGCCCAACAAGGTCGACACCCGAACCACGCTCGCCGAGGAGTACCTCGACGCCTTCCGGTCGGCCTACCCCAAGGCGTTCGCGCCCGCCCACGTCCCGGTGAGCCAGGACATCCGCAACGCCGCCGAGCAGGGCCGAACCGCCTTCGCGCTGGAAGAGCCGTCCCGGACGGCGATGCGCGCACGCGAGTCGTTCCTGGAGAACGCCGAGGCGCTGGCCGATCGCCTGCGGTCGGCCAAGCCGGTGACGACCGGAGGTGAGACGGCGTGA
- a CDS encoding peptidase — MTLLLTGYEPFGDRERNPTAEVARELDGETVADRDVVGRVLPVEFDRAGGEMRELIEEYDPDAIVATGLAAGRTAVSIERVGVNVADCAGVPDNDGVEPRDERIRPGDGEPAAYFSTLPVVEVVESLLGAGIPARISNTAGTHLCNDLLYRTRAHLERESRDVPMGFVHLPLTPEMAAAEAHEAEATAGGEVQPSLPLETQVAAVVRTFETAVRDK, encoded by the coding sequence ATGACGCTACTCCTGACCGGCTACGAACCGTTCGGCGACCGCGAACGGAACCCGACCGCCGAGGTGGCGCGAGAACTCGACGGCGAGACGGTTGCAGACCGGGACGTCGTCGGGCGCGTCCTGCCGGTCGAGTTCGACCGGGCGGGCGGGGAGATGCGCGAGTTGATCGAGGAGTACGACCCCGACGCGATAGTGGCGACCGGACTCGCGGCGGGCCGGACTGCGGTGAGCATCGAGCGCGTCGGCGTCAACGTCGCCGACTGCGCGGGCGTGCCGGACAACGACGGCGTGGAGCCGAGAGACGAGCGAATCCGTCCTGGCGACGGCGAACCGGCGGCGTACTTCTCGACGCTCCCGGTGGTCGAAGTCGTCGAGTCGTTGCTCGGAGCGGGGATCCCGGCACGGATTTCGAACACCGCCGGGACCCACCTCTGCAACGACCTGCTGTACCGGACGCGAGCCCATCTCGAACGAGAGTCGCGGGACGTGCCGATGGGGTTCGTCCACCTGCCGCTCACTCCCGAGATGGCCGCGGCGGAGGCCCACGAGGCCGAGGCGACGGCGGGCGGCGAAGTCCAGCCGAGTCTCCCGTTGGAGACGCAGGTCGCGGCGGTTGTACGGACGTTCGAGACGGCGGTACGCGATAAATAA
- a CDS encoding outer membrane protein assembly factor BamB family protein — MPSRRRFLAACGASVALAGCVSFGTPDTDGGWPRRAADVEHTAASPTTGPTRALYEVWHRDRPDRGGSTVSPVVGGDRLYLAYSREARDRKGGTWLEAFDAATGETEWTTELWRTDEFHYFYHSDSLVLDGDRVFVQTKAGLKAVGADGTPRWTFDNLGRPQPRPNVVPPAVTDGVAVTGTYGSVGETSDGETKPEVVFGVDPATGRERWRLEFPDLFGMWQLSAAGGVVYVPFFADDGGLVALDVRTGEELWRRPARANGPPSVAGGRLFLPLEGANGEANFLAAFDAETGERLWRRATGPKRADNGLAVANGLVYLVADFGLEARRVETGERVWRFDGRNENATVVEGGTTPAVAGDAVYVNGAKVTDDTYGRLFVLDAATGAERARFALGENRDARSAPAVVEGLAFVNTNQGRLVAVGECETEALGRCLVG; from the coding sequence ATGCCCTCCAGACGACGGTTCCTGGCCGCCTGCGGCGCATCCGTCGCGCTCGCCGGGTGCGTCTCGTTCGGAACCCCCGACACGGACGGCGGGTGGCCCCGACGGGCAGCGGACGTAGAGCACACCGCCGCTTCGCCGACGACCGGGCCGACCCGGGCGCTCTACGAGGTGTGGCACCGCGACCGTCCCGACCGGGGCGGGTCCACCGTCTCGCCGGTCGTCGGCGGCGACCGACTCTACCTCGCGTACTCCCGGGAGGCGCGAGACCGGAAGGGCGGCACGTGGCTGGAGGCGTTCGACGCCGCGACCGGCGAAACCGAGTGGACGACCGAACTCTGGCGGACCGACGAGTTCCACTACTTCTACCACTCCGATTCGCTCGTCCTCGACGGCGACCGCGTCTTCGTCCAGACGAAAGCCGGGTTAAAGGCCGTCGGAGCCGACGGCACGCCCCGGTGGACGTTCGACAACCTCGGGCGGCCGCAACCGCGGCCCAACGTGGTGCCGCCCGCCGTGACCGACGGCGTCGCGGTGACGGGGACGTACGGTTCGGTCGGCGAGACGAGCGATGGCGAGACGAAACCCGAGGTCGTCTTCGGAGTCGACCCCGCCACCGGGCGCGAGCGCTGGCGGCTCGAATTTCCGGACCTGTTCGGAATGTGGCAGTTGTCGGCGGCCGGCGGGGTCGTCTACGTCCCCTTCTTCGCCGACGACGGCGGCCTCGTCGCGCTCGACGTTCGAACCGGCGAGGAACTGTGGCGGCGGCCCGCGCGAGCGAACGGTCCGCCGAGCGTCGCGGGCGGTCGGCTGTTCCTGCCGCTCGAAGGTGCGAACGGCGAGGCGAATTTCCTCGCCGCCTTCGACGCCGAGACGGGCGAACGACTGTGGCGGCGGGCGACCGGCCCGAAGCGCGCCGACAACGGACTCGCGGTGGCGAACGGCCTCGTCTACCTCGTGGCGGACTTCGGCCTGGAGGCGCGGCGGGTCGAAACCGGCGAGCGCGTCTGGCGGTTCGACGGCCGGAACGAGAACGCGACGGTGGTCGAGGGCGGGACCACGCCCGCCGTCGCCGGCGACGCCGTCTACGTCAACGGCGCGAAGGTGACCGACGACACGTACGGGCGACTGTTCGTCCTCGACGCCGCGACGGGCGCCGAGCGCGCCCGGTTCGCCCTGGGCGAGAACCGGGACGCCAGAAGCGCCCCCGCGGTCGTGGAGGGACTCGCGTTCGTGAACACCAACCAGGGTCGGCTGGTCGCCGTCGGCGAGTGCGAGACGGAAGCGCTGGGTCGGTGTCTCGTGGGGTGA
- a CDS encoding LUD domain-containing protein produces MTTTDLVRRFEREATDAGCEVRRTSAENFRHVVSELLEPPAVGAPLPFDGVSLPESVETNPTAADLEAAATGVTPVRFAVADYGSVAVESTAAGEEAASLFPARHVAVLAAGDVVADMPAGIERLGDVVRAGGDAVLATGPSATADMGELVLGAHGPREVCVVVLEDR; encoded by the coding sequence ATGACCACGACCGACCTCGTCCGGCGGTTCGAGCGCGAGGCGACCGACGCGGGGTGCGAGGTGCGACGCACCTCGGCTGAGAACTTCCGGCACGTCGTCTCGGAACTCCTCGAACCGCCAGCCGTCGGCGCGCCGCTCCCCTTCGACGGCGTCTCACTCCCCGAATCGGTCGAGACGAATCCGACCGCCGCCGACCTCGAAGCCGCCGCGACGGGCGTCACCCCCGTCCGGTTCGCGGTGGCCGATTACGGCTCCGTGGCGGTCGAGTCGACGGCCGCGGGCGAGGAGGCCGCGAGCCTCTTTCCGGCCCGCCACGTCGCGGTGCTCGCGGCCGGCGACGTGGTGGCCGACATGCCCGCCGGAATCGAGCGACTGGGCGACGTCGTTCGGGCGGGCGGCGACGCCGTGCTCGCGACCGGCCCGAGCGCGACCGCCGACATGGGCGAACTCGTGCTGGGCGCTCACGGCCCGCGCGAGGTGTGCGTCGTGGTGCTGGAGGACCGATGA